The following proteins are encoded in a genomic region of Nicotiana sylvestris chromosome 4, ASM39365v2, whole genome shotgun sequence:
- the LOC138889943 gene encoding uncharacterized protein yields MFDGAGDPKVHLRTYYDKLVGVGKDERIHMKLFMRSLIGDTLSWYISQNPKKWVNWASMTSDFMDLFRINTKNAPDVFYIQNLKKKPTETFCEYATRWRSEAIKVRPTLEKEQMTKFFVRAQDPQYYERLMVIENHKFSDIIKLGERIEEGIKSEMVNNFKALQATNKALQSGGISKKKEVGVVMVAQCPKSPLTYQTPPPIYQPSPPRYS; encoded by the coding sequence ATGTTTGACGGAGCGGGTGACCCAAAGGTACATTTGAGGACATACTATGATAAACTCGTGGGAGTTGGGAAAGATGAGAGAATTCACATGAAACTATTCATGAGGAGTCTCATTGGAGATACCCTATCTTGGTATATCAGTCAGAATCCCAAGAAGTGGGTTAATTGGGCAAGCATGACATCAGACTTCATGGACCTATTCAGGATTAATACAAAGAATGCACCAGACGTCTTCTACATACAGAACCTTAAGAAGAAACCAACAGAAactttctgcgagtatgctacgcGATGGAGGTCAGAAGCTATAAAGGTCAGGCCGACACTAGAGAAAGAGCAGATGACCAAATTTTTTGTCAGGGCCCaggatccacaatactatgaaaggttaatggtcatcgaaaatcacaagttctccgacatcatcaaactcggggaaaggattgaagaagggatCAAGAGCGAGATGGTAAACAATTTTAAGGCGTTGCAGGCTACGAATAAAGCATTACAGTCAGGGGgtatatcaaaaaagaaagaagtagGGGTAGTGATGGTGGCCCAAtgtccaaaatctccactcacataccaaacacctccacccatataccaaCCTTCACCTCCTAGATATTCTTAA